One genomic window of Saccopteryx bilineata isolate mSacBil1 chromosome 4, mSacBil1_pri_phased_curated, whole genome shotgun sequence includes the following:
- the LOC136335385 gene encoding alpha-1-antiproteinase-like yields the protein MPSSITWGLLLLASLCCLVPASLAGGLQGDAVQDTDASENNDKSASHKIAPNLADFAFSLYRQVARESHTSNVFFSPVSEAAAFALLSLGAKGGTHTQILQGMNLNLKGLPESDTHQGLQHILDPLYQPEHQDQLSSGTLLFIGQKLKKVHTFLESVRKRYHVEGFSINLTDAEAKKRINGYVEKGTQGKAVGLVKGLDKDTALALVNSILFHGQCMDTFEAERPVERDLRVDKKTAIKEPMTSHVGTFALHQDQELCCWGLLQHLRGGVSAFLLLPRPGKMWQLEARLPQKHLSDILTAIDIRSASLHLPKLSISGTYDLVDVLGKMGITKVFSHGADLSGISEETPLKLSQALHEAGLAIDENGTEHAGPTLEERDWFRHLTIKFNKPFLVIIMDKSTNIPLFMGKMVNPMQN from the exons ATGCCATCCTCCATCACGTGGGGCCTCCTCCTGCTGGCCAGCCTGTGCTGCCTGGTCCCTGCCTCCTTGGCTGGGGGACTCCAGGGAGATGCTGTCCAGGACACAGACGCATCTGAGAACAATGATAAGTCAGCCAGCCACAAGATCGCCCCGAACCTGGCTGACTTTGCTTTCAGCCTGTACCGCCAGGTGGCCCGGGAGTCCCACACCAGCAATGTCTTCTTCTCCCCAGTGAGCGAGGCTGCAGCCTTTGCGTTGCTCTCCCTGGGGGCCAAGGGGGGCACTcacacccagatcctgcagggcATGAATTTAAACTTGAAGGGGTTACCCGAGTCGGATACTCACCAAGGCTTGCAGCACATCCTGGACCCCCTCTACCAGCCAGAGCACCAGGACCAGCTGAGCAGCGGCACTCTGCTATTTATTGGTCAGAAACTGAAGAAAGTGCATACGTTTTTGGAGAGCGTCAGGAAGCGTTACCACGTAGAAGGCTTCTCCATCAACTTGACAGACGCGGAGGCCAAGAAACGGATCAACGGCTATGTAGAGAAGGGAACCCAAGGAAAAGCTGTGGGTCTGGTCAAAGGGCTCGACAAAGACACAGCTCTTGCTCTGGTCAATTCCATTCTCTTTCATG gCCAATGTATGGATACATTCGAGGCTGAGCGCCCTGTGGAAAGAGATCTCCGTGTGGACAAGAAGACCGCCATAAAGGAGCCCATGACCAGCCACGTGGGCACATTCGCGCTGCACCAGGACCAGGAGCTGTGCTGCTGGGGGCTGCTGCAGCACCTCCGGGGCGGGGTCTCCgccttcctgctcctgccccgccCGGGGAAGATGTGGCAGCTGGAGGCCAGGCTCCCCCAGAAGCACCTCTCCGATATCCTCACAGCCATCGACATACG GTCTGCCAGTTTACATTTGCCCAAACTGTCCATCTCTGGCACCTACGATCTGGTAGACGTCCTGGGCAAAATGGGCATCACCAAGGTCTTCAGCCACGGGGCTGACCTCTCGGGCATCAGTGAGGAAACACCCCTGAAGCTGTCCCAG GCACTGCATGAGGCTGGGCTGGCCATTGACGAGAACGGGACAGAACATGCCGGCCCCACCCTTGAGGAGCGTGATTGGTTCAGGCATTTGACTATCAAGTTCAACAAGCCCTTCTTAGTTATCATCATGGATAAAAGCACCAACATCCCCCTCTTCATGGGAAAGATGGTCAATCCCATGCAAAATTAA